A region of Massilia sp. KIM DNA encodes the following proteins:
- a CDS encoding DUF177 domain-containing protein, whose product MSAFVIDAFEFCRNNGVREGQTRVADMPRLAADCADNSGEIRWSIEGGQTRQGYPSMTLSVAGTVQLVCQRCLQPFGHELDSSTMLVLGKDDEEADQIEEILDDESIDVIVGSHATDIRDLLEDEALLALPQAPKHDVCPDTQLLDSLKTEKVSPFASLKGLGGQKPE is encoded by the coding sequence ATGAGCGCTTTTGTCATCGACGCCTTCGAGTTTTGTCGGAACAATGGAGTCCGCGAGGGTCAGACCCGCGTGGCCGACATGCCCCGCCTGGCTGCGGATTGCGCCGACAACAGCGGTGAGATCCGCTGGAGCATCGAAGGCGGCCAGACCCGCCAGGGCTACCCGTCGATGACCCTGTCGGTCGCCGGCACGGTCCAGCTGGTGTGCCAGCGCTGCCTGCAGCCCTTCGGCCACGAGCTCGATTCGTCCACCATGCTGGTGCTCGGCAAGGACGACGAGGAAGCCGACCAGATCGAGGAAATCCTCGACGACGAGAGTATCGACGTGATCGTCGGCAGCCACGCCACCGACATCCGCGACCTGCTCGAGGATGAAGCCCTGCTGGCCCTGCCGCAGGCACCGAAACACGATGTGTGTCCGGACACCCAGCTCCTGGACAGCCTGAAGACCGAAAAGGTCTCGCCGTTCGCCAGCCTCAAGGGGCTGGGCGGCCAGAAACCCGAATAA
- the rpmF gene encoding 50S ribosomal protein L32: protein MAVQQNKKSPSKRGMHRSHDFLTAPNLAVEPTTGETHLRHHISPNGFYRGRKVLKTKNDE from the coding sequence ATGGCAGTTCAACAGAATAAGAAGTCCCCCTCGAAGCGCGGCATGCATCGTTCGCACGATTTCCTGACCGCCCCGAACCTGGCAGTCGAGCCGACCACCGGCGAGACCCACCTGCGTCACCACATCAGCCCGAACGGTTTCTACCGTGGTCGCAAAGTCCTGAAGACCAAGAACGACGAGTAA
- the plsX gene encoding phosphate acyltransferase PlsX, which produces MTIKISIDCMGGDHGPSVTIPAAISFLKKQVDAELVLVGNEELLRNELKKHHAEGLPRLSVKHASEVVAMDDPVEVALRRKKDSSMRVAIELVKDGSANACVSAGNTGALMAVSRYVLKTMAGVDRPAICSIMPNQKNGPTYVLDLGANVDCEPHHLHQFAIMGSVLCSAIEGIERPRIGLLNVGTEDIKGNDVVKSTGVLLRDDHERGKLNFHGNVEGNDIFKGTVDVVVCDGFVGNVTLKAIEGLSRFVKSVFKESLLSMLGALLARKALKKLNPERYNGAGLLGLKGLVFKSHGGANAYAFEWAIKRAYEAAAHNVQEHLSALIAELMPSPDPERQA; this is translated from the coding sequence ATGACAATTAAAATCTCCATTGACTGCATGGGCGGCGATCACGGCCCCTCAGTTACCATTCCAGCAGCCATTTCCTTTCTAAAAAAGCAAGTCGACGCCGAACTCGTTTTGGTCGGCAACGAAGAGCTGCTGCGTAACGAACTCAAGAAACACCATGCCGAGGGCCTGCCGCGCCTGTCGGTGAAGCACGCCAGCGAAGTCGTCGCCATGGACGATCCGGTCGAGGTGGCCCTGCGCCGCAAGAAGGATTCGTCGATGCGCGTGGCGATCGAGCTGGTCAAGGACGGCAGCGCCAACGCCTGCGTCTCGGCCGGCAACACCGGCGCCCTGATGGCCGTCTCGCGCTACGTGCTCAAGACCATGGCCGGGGTCGACCGCCCGGCCATCTGCTCGATCATGCCGAACCAGAAGAACGGCCCCACCTACGTGCTCGACCTCGGCGCCAACGTCGACTGCGAGCCCCACCACCTGCACCAGTTCGCGATCATGGGCTCGGTCCTGTGCTCGGCCATCGAAGGCATCGAGCGCCCCCGCATCGGCCTGCTGAACGTCGGCACCGAGGACATCAAGGGCAACGACGTGGTCAAGTCCACCGGCGTCCTGCTGCGCGACGACCACGAGCGCGGTAAACTGAACTTCCACGGCAACGTCGAAGGCAACGACATCTTCAAGGGCACGGTCGATGTGGTCGTCTGCGATGGCTTCGTCGGCAACGTCACCCTGAAGGCGATCGAAGGCCTGTCGCGCTTCGTCAAGTCGGTCTTCAAGGAAAGCCTGCTGTCGATGCTGGGCGCGCTGCTGGCGCGCAAGGCGCTTAAGAAGCTGAATCCGGAGCGCTACAATGGCGCCGGCCTGCTGGGCCTGAAGGGCCTGGTGTTCAAGAGCCACGGCGGCGCGAACGCCTACGCCTTCGAGTGGGCGATCAAGCGCGCCTACGAGGCCGCGGCGCACAACGTACAAGAGCATCTGTCGGCCCTGATCGCCGAACTGATGCCCTCACCCGACCCCGAGCGCCAGGCCTGA
- a CDS encoding beta-ketoacyl-ACP synthase III: protein MTVYSKITGTGSYLPAKRVSNEQLAAQLAEQGIETSHEWIVTRSGIEARHYAAADENSSDLAVHAARKALEMAGKQPEDIDLVLVASSTPDFHGSFPSTACIVQQKLGMHNNSAAFDVQAVCSGFVYALSTADAFIRSGMHKTVLVIGAEVFSRILDFTDRTTCVLFGDGAGAVVLEASSEPGILASKLHADGRHSDILSVPGSLAQGAIAGSGFLYMDGPAVFKLAVTVLEEVAHEVLDAARVRPADIDWLVPHQANLRIMKGTAKKLDLPLEKMVATVGEHGNTSAASIPLALDQAVRDGRIKPGHNVLMEGVGGGFTWGAVLARM from the coding sequence ATGACTGTATACAGCAAGATCACCGGCACCGGCAGCTACCTGCCGGCCAAGCGCGTCAGCAACGAGCAGCTCGCGGCCCAGCTGGCCGAACAGGGCATCGAGACTTCGCACGAGTGGATCGTCACCCGCAGCGGGATCGAGGCGCGCCACTACGCGGCGGCGGACGAGAATTCGTCCGACCTGGCCGTGCACGCGGCGCGCAAGGCGCTCGAGATGGCGGGCAAGCAGCCGGAGGACATCGACCTGGTGCTGGTCGCCAGCTCCACCCCCGACTTCCACGGCAGCTTCCCCAGCACCGCCTGCATCGTCCAGCAGAAGCTGGGCATGCACAACAACAGCGCCGCCTTCGACGTCCAGGCCGTGTGCAGCGGCTTCGTGTATGCGCTGTCGACCGCCGACGCCTTCATCCGCTCGGGCATGCACAAGACCGTGCTGGTGATCGGCGCGGAGGTGTTCTCGCGCATCCTGGACTTCACCGACCGCACCACCTGCGTGCTGTTCGGCGACGGCGCCGGCGCCGTGGTGCTGGAAGCCTCCAGCGAGCCGGGCATCCTGGCCTCCAAGCTGCACGCCGACGGCCGCCATTCCGACATCCTGTCGGTGCCGGGCAGCCTGGCCCAAGGCGCGATCGCCGGCAGCGGCTTCCTGTACATGGACGGCCCGGCGGTGTTCAAGCTGGCCGTCACCGTGCTCGAGGAAGTCGCGCACGAAGTGCTGGACGCGGCCAGGGTGCGCCCGGCCGACATCGACTGGCTGGTGCCGCACCAGGCCAACCTGCGCATCATGAAGGGCACCGCCAAGAAACTCGACCTGCCGCTCGAGAAGATGGTCGCCACCGTCGGCGAGCACGGCAACACCTCGGCCGCCTCGATCCCGCTGGCGCTGGACCAGGCCGTGCGCGACGGCCGCATCAAGCCGGGCCACAACGTCCTGATGGAAGGCGTGGGCGGCGGCTTCACCTGGGGCGCGGTGCTGGCGCGCATGTAA